A single Danio rerio strain Tuebingen ecotype United States chromosome 17, GRCz12tu, whole genome shotgun sequence DNA region contains:
- the actn2b gene encoding alpha-actinin-2b, which yields MMNQIELSVPYDNGYEIDEYMMQEDEWDRDLLLDPAWEKQQRKTFTAWCNSHLRKAGTQIENIEEDFRNGLKLMLLLEVISGERLPKPDRGKMRFHKIANVNKALDFITSKGVKLVSIGAEEIVDGNVKMTLGMIWTIILRFAIQDISVEETSAKEGLLLWCQRKTAPYRNVNVQNFHVSWKDGLALCALIHRHRPDLIDYAKLNKDDPLGNLNLAFDIAEKHLDIPKMLDAEDILSTPKPDERAIMTYVSCFYHAFAGAEQAETAANRICKVLGVNQENEKLMEDYERLASELLEWIRRTIPWLENRAAEKTMVEMQRKLEDFRDYRRMHKPPKVQEKCQLEISFNTLQTKLRISNRPAFMPSEGKMVSDIASAWQGLEQAEKGYEEWLLTEIRRLERVEHLAEKFRQKATNHESWATGKEEMLTRKDYESASLMEVRALLRKHEAFESDLSAHQDRVEQIAAIAQELNELDYHDVASVNQRCQSICDLWDHLGTLTQKRREALERTEKLLETVDQLFLEYAKRSAPFNNWMEGAMEDLQDMFIVHTIEEVQTLIAAHEQFKATLPEADAERQAILGIQQEVLKIFQSYGIRGDLTNPYSTITAEEIAIKWDKVKKLVPQRDSALQEELARQHANERLRRQFAAQANLIGPWIQTRMEEIGHCSMAMGGTLEDQMTQLKQYEHVIVSYKSNIDRLEGDHQLIQESLIFDNKHTNYTMEHVRVGWELLLTTIARTINEIETQILTRDAKGISQEQMHEFRSSFNHFDRKKNGGMDSDDFRACLISMGYDLGEVEFARIMMLVDPNASGNVSFQSFIDFMTRETADTDTAEQVIASFKILAADKPYILSDELRRELPPDQAEYCISRMPPYCGPGALPGALDYTAFSTALYGESDL from the exons ACGTTCACTGCCTGGTGTAACTCTCACCTGAGAAAAGCTGGGACGCAGATCGAGAACATAGAGGAGGACTTTAGAAATGGCCTCAAACTAATGCTGCTGCTTGAAGTCATCTCAG GTGAGAGGTTACCCAAGCCTGACAGAGGGAAGATGCGTTTTCACAAGATAGCTAATGTCAATAAAGCCCTGGATTTCATCACCAGTAAAGGTGTGAAACTGGTCTCCATTGGAGCTGAAG AAATTGTGGATGGTAATGTGAAAATGACTCTTGGAATGATCTGGACAATCATCCTTCGCTTTGCCATTCAGGATATCTCTGTTGAAG AAACTTCGGCCAAAGAAGGACTTCTGCTGTGGTGTCAGAGAAAGACTGCCCCGTACCGAAATGTCAATGTTCAAAACTTCCATGTCAG CTGGAAGGATGGATTGGCGCTGTGCGCTCTCATCCACAGGCACAGGCCTGACCTCATTGACTACGCCAAGCTCAACAAG GATGATCCACTGGGTAATTTAAATCTGGCATTTGACATTGCTGAAAAACATCTGGACATCCCCAAAATGCTGGATGCAGAGG ACATCCTGAGCACCCCTAAACCTGATGAGAGGGCTATTATGACATACGTGTCCTGCTTTTACCATGCATTTGCTGGAGCTGAGCAG GCTGAAACTGCTGCGAACAGGATCTGTAAGGTGCTTGGAGTGAATCAGGAAAATGAGAAGTTGATGGAGGATTATGAAAGGCTGGCTAGTGAG CTGTTGGAGTGGATCAGACGTACCATTCCTTGGCTGGAGAATCGTGCAGCTGAGAAGACCATGGTTGAGATGCAGAGGAAGCTGGAAGATTTTCGAGATTACCGCAGGATGCACAAACCACCCAAAGTGCAGGAGAAATGTCAGCTGGAAATCAGCTTCAACACGCTGCAGACCAAACTCCGCATCAGCAACCGGCCTGCGTTTATGCCCTCTGAGGGCAAAATGGTGTCG GACATAGCGAGTGCGTGGCAAGGGCTGGAACAAGCAGAGAAGGGCTATGAGGAATGGCTGCTGACTGAGATCAGGAGGCTGGAAAGAGTGGAGCATCTAGCTGAGAAATTCAGACAGAAAGCTACTAACCATGAGTCCTGGGCTACAG GTAAGGAAGAGATGTTGACCCGGAAGGACTACGAGTCAGCGTCTCTAATGGAAGTGCGAGCTTTGCTGCGGAAACACGAAGCGTTTGAGAGTGACCTTTCTGCACACCAGGACAGAGTTGAGCAGATCGCTGCTATTGCTCAGGAGCTCAA TGAGCTGGACTATCATGATGTTGCATCCGTGAATCAAAGGTGTCAAAGTATTTGTGACCTCTGGGACCATCTGGGCACGCTCACCCAGAAACGCAGAGAGGCTTTGGAG AGGACAGAGAAACTTTTGGAGACGGTGGATCAGTTGTTTCTGGAATATGCAAAGAGATCTGCACCCTTTAATAACTGGATGGAAGGAGCTATGGAAGACTTGCAGGACATGTTCATTGTGCACACAATTGAGGAAGTCCAG ACTCTGATAGCTGCTCATGAGCAGTTTAAGGCCACCCTTCCTGAGGCAGATGCAGAGAGACAGGCGATCCTTGGCATTCAGCAGGAAGTCCTGAAGATCTTCCAGAGTTATGGCATCCGTGGAGATCTTACAAATCCCTACAGCACTATTACTGCAGAAGAAATTGCCATCAAATGGGACAAG GTGAAGAAGCTGGTGCCCCAGCGTGACAGTGCACTGCAGGAGGAGTTAGCGAGACAGCATGCTAACGAAAGACTCAGACGCCAGTTTGCTGCCCAAGCCAACCTCATCGGACCCTGGATACAGACTAGGATGGAG GAAATTGGTCATTGTTCTATGGCGATGGGCGGAACTCTGGAGGATCAGATGACCCAACTGAAGCAGTATGAGCATGTGATCGTCAGCTACAAATCCAACATAGACCGACTTGAGGGAGATCACCAACTCATTCAGGAGTCACTTATCTTTGACAACAAACACACTAACTACACTATGGAG CATGTTCGCGTTGGCTGGGAGCTCCTATTGACCACGATTGCTCGCACAATTAATGAAATCGAGACTCAAATTTTGACCCGTGATGCAAAAGGGATCAGCCAGGAGCAGATGCATGAGTTCCGGTCCTCTTTCAACCATTTTGATCGG AAGAAGAACGGGGGCATGGATTCTGATGACTTTAGGGCCTGTCTGATCTCGATGGGTTATGATCTG GGAGAGGTGGAGTTTGCTCGGATCATGATGCTGGTGGATCCAAATGCTTCAGGCAATGTGTCGTTCCAGTCCTTCATTGATTTCATGACTAGAGAGacagcagacacagacacagCTGAACAGGTCATTGCCTCCTTCAAGATCCTCGCTGCAGACAAG CCGTATATTCTGTCAGATGAGTTGAGGCGAGAGCTTCCTCCAGACCAGGCCGAGTACTGTATCAGTCGAATGCCTCCTTACTGTGGCCCCGGGGCCCTGCCTGGAGCCTTGGACTACACCGCCTTCTCCACCGCCCTATATGGAGAAAGTGACCTTTAA